The region GATAAGCTGCCCTACCGCGGCAAGTTCTCCATGGGGGGCGTGACCATTGAAAACGAGGTGAAGGCGATCCGCGATCGACGCGGCCAAGTCATCGGCACCATGCTCGCCTGGAAGGACGTGACCGAATACGTCAGGCTGTCCGAGGACTTCGAGGGCACGGTCAAGGCCGTGGTCGGCGTGGTCGGGGCGGCGGCGACCGAGCTTCAGGCCTCGTCGCGCGCCATGGCCGAAACCTCGGACCAGACGGGCGAGCGCTCCACCGCCGTGGCTGCCGCCGCTGAACAGGCTGCGGTCAATGTCCAGACTGTGGCCAGCGCCACCGAGGAGTTGAGCGCCTCCATCACCGAAATCAGCCGGCAAGTCCAGGAGTCGGCCCGCATCGCCAGTGATGCGGTGGTCGAAGCCCGACGCACCGACGAAATGGTCCAAGGCTTGGCCGATGCGGCTCAGCGCATTGGCGAGGTGGTCAGTCTGATTACCGACATCGCCAGCCAAACTAACCTGCTCGCGCTCAACGCCACCATTGAGGCAGCCCGCGCCGGTGAAATGGGCAAGGGCTTCGCGGTGGTCGCCGGCGAGGTCAAGACGCTGGCCAATCAAACCGCCCGGGCCACCGACGAAATCGGCACCCAGATCGCCGGGATTCAAACCGAAACCCGCCGCGCGGTCGATGCCATCCAAAGCATCGGCGGCACCATCAGCCGCATCAATCAGATTACCTCGGGCATTGCCGCCGCTGTTGAAGAACAAGGCGCGGCCACCCGGGAAATCGCCCGCAACGTCGAACAGGCGTCCCAGGGAACGACCGAGGTCACCACCAGCATCCAGATTGTCAATGAAGGCGCCCAGGAAACCCGCCACTCCGCCCAACAGGTGGAAGGCGCGGCCGCCGAATTGGCCCAACAGGCCGGAGAACTGGGGATGCGCGTCGAGGAGTTCTTGCGAAAGATGCGGCAGTAAGACGCGTTGCGAGCGGACATGCCGGTCCCTTCGGGGCAGGGCCAACGTTACCGTGGGGCCTGGGGAGGCGAGCCTCCCCAGCCTTCTCTTTTTCGATCCCCCTGGGTGTCGGGTTCCGCCCTTTACGAACTTTTGTGACTTAAGGTAACTTATGAGGCTCCACAATGCCTAAGAGGGGTACACCCCCTCGTGCCACAAAGGACGCCTCATAACACTCGTCGGACGAGTTTTCCCTGTTTGTGGGAACGGTTCATTTCGAGCCGGCTTACCTCGTGCGCGGCAACTCGGGGCCCTTTTCCTTGGGGGGAGATTCGGGATCCCTGGTGACAACCCTTGACCAAAACGGCGAGCGCCACGCCATTGGGCTGGTATTTGCTGGAACCGTTCCCGATGTCTCTTATATCCTCCCCTTGAGGCCAATTCTCGAACGCTTTGGCGTTAGCCTGCGCGCTCCGGCGGGGACGGTGACTATTGCCCGTCACCCCACCCCGCGGGGGGATGAGATTGTGGTGTTTCTGGCTCCTGGCACTCGATTGCCCCTAGAGCGCATGCCCTCGGTATTCCGAGGAGTCCCGGTGCGCTATGAAACCCGCCGCTCTGCCAAAGCGCTGGGATAACCGCTTTTTTTATAAGAGAAGGCTGGGGAGGCGCGGCCTCCCCAGACCCCTCCTTCCCTTGGTGCGGCCCGGGAATCGAGGGGTCTGGGGAGGCCGCGCCTCCCCAGCCTTTCCTTTCCCCCTGCTCGTTCACATTATAACCCAGAAGTCAATTTAGTTTTCCTAAACTACACTAGCACAACGTTATAGATCTATTTAACACATAGCACCGGTGTTGTAATTTGGTTGACGGCGCTCAGACGCCGTGAAATGGTCTGTCTCATCGTTCTTGCATCGCGAAAGAGGGACCCATGCTCGTCTCGCTGACCCTGACCGATCGCCCCGTGGTGGTGGTGGGCGACGGACCGGCCGCCATCGCCAAGGCCCACGCTCTGGAGGGAGGCTGGGGCCCGGGTGTGCGAGACATGTGATCCGCAAACGAAAGACCTGGCCGAGGCGGCCTTGGTGGTGGTGGCTTATCCGGGGGACGAAGCGCGGACCCGCGCCGCCGTTTCGCTGGCCCGGGCCGCCCGCTCCCTGGTCTATGCCGTTGATTTTCCGTCTCTCTCAGACATCGCCTTTCCGGCCCGCCTGCGCCGGGGCGACATCGAGATCGGCCTGTCCACCAAGGGAGCGGCCCCGGCCTTGGCCCGGCTGCTGCGCGGACGCCTGGAAGCCGCCCTGCCCGAGCGCCTGGACGCCCTGGTCCGCTTTGCGGCAGCGGCGCGCCCGGTGGTCAAGGAGCGGGTGGCGACATTCGCAGCCCGGCGCGCCTTGTGGGACGAAGTGTTTCGCGGGGTGGTCGCCGAACGGATCCTGAGCGGTGACGAGACCGGCGCCCACCGGCGCTTTGAGCGGCTGCTGGACCAAGCCGAACACGGCATCCTGAGCGCCCCGACCGGCGTGGTTTACCGCCTCAGCGCCGGCCCGGGCGCCCCCGACCTCCTCACCTTGCGGGCCCAGCGCGTGCTGCTGGGGGCCGATCTGGTGGTGTATGATCGCTCGGTTCCCCCCGAGATCGTGGCCCTGGCCCGCCGCGAGGCTCTCAAGGTGCCCGTAGTGAGTCACGGTAGCCCTCGGGCCGGCCTCTCCAGCGCCGAGGTGGTCGGCCGCGTGGTGGAAGCGGCCCGGGCCGGGCTGACCGTGGTCAGGATCACCGTCGGCGCCGCCGACACCGGCCCCGAGATCGCCGCCCTGAAAGCCGCTGATCTTGCCGTGGAGATCGTCCCGGGGGTCTCGCCCCGCGAGCGCCAGGAGGGACTGGCGCGGCGGGGGAGCGGGCGGCCTGCTGTCTTGATCCGTCGCCGCACCGGTGCGGTGTCCGTGCGAACCCGCGTGCGGGGAGGCCGCTGACATGGCCCGCCGCCCCCCTCTCGATCAGCCCCACGTCCTAACCGCCAACCGGCTGCACGATGGCGCCGTTCTCTATCGGACCCAAGACGGGCAATGGTCCCGGTCCCTGGAGGACGCGCGGATTGAAAGCCCGCTGGCCGCCCGCGAGGCCCTGCTGGCCGAGGCCGACGCCGATGTCGCCGCCGCCCGAGTGGTCGCGCCCACCTTGATCCCGGTCGCCGAGGACCAGGGCCGCCCCCGGCCCCTAAGCCTGCGCGAACGCCTGCGGGCCGAGGGACCGTCCCTCGCTTTGCCGCATGACACCCCTCTGCCCCGCCCTGGAGAGCTGCGCGATGTATCGGTATGACGCCTTCGATCAAGCCCTGGTGGACGAGCGGGTCGCCCAGTTCCGCGATCAGGTCCAGCGCCGCCTGTCTGGCGCCTTGAGCGAGGACGCCTTCCAGCCCCTGCGCCTGATGAATGGCGTCTATCTTGAACTGCACTCCTACCTTCTGCGCGTTGCCATTCCTTACGGCACGCTGGGGGCCGCACAGTTGCGGGCGCTCGCCGCCGTGGCCCGACGCTATGACCGGGGCTATGGGCACTTTACAACGAGACAGAACGTTCAGTTTAATTGGATGGCCTTGGCCGACATTCCAGATGCCCTGGCCGATCTGGCGAAAGTCGGCCTGCACGCCATGCAAACCAGCGGAGCGTGCATTCGCAACGTCACCACCGACCCCTGGGCCGGTGTGGCGGCGGACGAAGGGACGGACCCGCGCCCGACCTGCGAGATCATCCGCCAGTGGTCCACCCAGCACCCCGAGTTCACCTACCTGCCGCGCAAGTTCAAGATCGCGGTGACGGGGGCGCCCACCGATCGGGCGGCCATCCGGGTGCATGACATCGGCCTGCGTCTGGTCGAGGACGCCGAGGAAGGGCCGGGCTACGAGGTGTTCGTGGGCGGCGGTCTCGGGCGCACGCCGGTGATCGGGCAGCAACTGCGAGGCTTTTTACCCCAGCGCCACCTGCTGTCCTACCTTGAGGCGATCTTGCGGGTTTACAACCTTCTCGGGCGTCGCGACAACAAGTACAAGGCACGGATCAAGATCCTGGTCACCGAGATGGGCCTGGAGGCCTTCCGCGAGCGGGTCGAGGCCGAGTGGCAGGCGTTGAAGGACGGGCCGCTGACCTTGACGCCCGACACCTTGGCGTTTTTCACCCACGCCTTCCCGCCGCCCCCAGCCCTCGACGACCCCCGGCGCCTGGAGGATCTGGACCACGCGGCGCTCGACGCCTTGGAGACCGACCCGGCCTTTGCCGTGTGGGTGAAGGCCAACGTGGTCGCCCACAAGGTCGCGGGCTATGGGRTGGTCAACATTCCCCTCAAGGCCGGCGAAACGGCCCCCGGCGATGCGACGGCCAGCCAGATGGAGTACGTGGCCGAGGTGGCCGAGCGCTTCACCGGTGGCGAAATCCGCGTCACCCACGAGCAAAATCTGGTGCTGCCCTCGGTGCGTCTGGCCGATCTCGGGCGGGTGTGGCGGGTGCTGGCCCCGGTGGGGCTGGCGCGGCCGGTGCTCGGGCTGATCACCGACATCATCGCCTGCCCTGGCCTCGACTACTGCGCCTTGTCCAACGCGCGCTCGATCCCGCTGGCCCAGGCCTTGGCACGGCGCTTTGCCGACACCACCCTGGCCCACGCCATCGGGCCGATCACGCTCAACGTGTCGGGCTGCATCAACGCCTGCGCCCATCATCACATTGGCAACATCGGGGTGCTGGGCGTGAATCGCCAGGGGGAGGAGGCCTACCAGATCGTGCTGGGCGGCGCGGCGGGGAACACCCCGTCCCTGGCCCGCCCCCTCGGCCCCGCTGTGCCAGCCGAGGCAGTGGTCGAACAGATCCACACCTTGATTCAAACCTCGCTGACCCTGCGCCAGCCCGGCGAAACCTTCATCGACACCGTGCGCCGGGTGGGCTTCGAGACGTTCCGGGAGAGTCTTTATGCCGCTGTTTGACCTGGAGGGCCAGCCGCTGGCCGATCCGTGGCGGACGTTAGGGGACGAGGAGCCCCTGCCCGCCTCCTCCGTCGCCCTTCTTGTGAGCTGGGCGCGTCTGAGCACGGCGCCCGATGCCGTGGCCGGCCGGTCGGCATGGGGGGTGAGCCTGCCCAACACCGTGGACCCGCACGACCTCTTCGCCTTGGGCCTGGAGCCGCCGCAGGTGATCGCCCTGTCGTTTCCGGTGTTTCGTGATGGCCGGGCCTATAGCCAAGCGCGGCTGCTGCGCGAGTGTCTTGGCTATCGCGGACAGGTGCGCGCCACCGGGGCCCTGGGACGCGATCAGATTCCCCTGATCCGGCGCTGCGGTTTTGACGCCCTGGAGCTGGCGGCGGACACGCCCTGGCTGACCGCTCCCCTGCCCTCTTATCCGTTTGTCTATCAAGGCGCTGCCGATGGCGCGGTGACCATTGGCGAACGTCGGCGCCGGCAAGGAGGCCAGTCATGACCGCGGTGCCGTTCCCGCTGCGTCCCGAGATCGAGAGTCTGGACACCCACGCCCTGTTGACCCTGGCCTTGACCGAGTGGTTCCCGGGCCGCATCGCCTTGGTGTCGTCGTTTGGCATCGAATCCGCCGTGCTGCTGCATTTGGTCGCGGGCATCGCCCCGGCCACCCCGGTGTTGTTTCTGGAGACCGGCAAGCTGTTTGGCGAAACCCTGCGCTATCGCGATACCCTGACCGAGACCTTGGGCCTTTGCGATGTGCGGACCCTACGGCCCGACCCGGCGGCGGTGGCGGCCGTGGATGGCGATGGCATGCTCTGGCAGCGCGATGCCGATGCCTGCTGCCGGGTGCGCAAGGTCGAGCCGTTGGGCGAGGCGTTGACCGGGTTTGACGCCTGGATCAACGGCCGCAAGCGCCATCACGGCGGCACGCGCGCCGCCCTGCCCCAAGGCGAGCAGGACATCGACGGCAAGATCAAGTTCAACCCCCTGGCGCGCTGGTCACGGGCTGACCTGGATGCCTATGCCGCCCGTCATGCTCTGCCGGCGCATCCGCTGGCCGAGGAGGGCTTTGCTTCGGTGGGTTGCTATACCTGCTCGACGCGGGCCGAGGCGGGGGAGAACGCGCGGGACGGGCGTTGGCGTGGGCAGGCCAAGACCGAGTGTGGGATTTCATCGACCCGCTGGGGCGCTGTTGACGCGGGGCTGGTAACGCGGGGCTGGCCGCCAGATTTGGTAACGCGGGGCTGCCGCCCCGGGCCCCGGCCTGGGGCGATGCCCCAGACCCCCTTTTCTTTTTCTCGATAAAAATCAAAGGGGGTTTGGGGCATCGCCCCAAAAATTTTTTTGTTGACGGACTGATCGCAAACCGTTAAAAAATTCCCCTCTGCTGATGGCGGGTGTAGCTCAGTTGGTTAGAGCGCGTGGTTGTGGTCCATGAGGTCGTGGGTTCGAGTCCCATCTCTCGCCCCAAGTCATGAAGGCCGGGTTCTCAGGAACCCGGCCTTTTTCCTTTGGCGCGGAGGTCAGACTCCGCCAGATCGGGGAGCGAACATGACTATTTTTGGCAAAACAGGGCAGGGGGTGGCTGTCGCGTTGGCGCTCCTGTTGCCCGGTACCGCGCTGGCCGATGAGATCGGCTGTGTTTCCACCGCCTTCAAGATGTTGGGACCGAACCACAAGATTTGTATCGAGGCCTTCGACGACCCCGACGTTCAGGGCGTGGCCTGCCACCTGAGTCGGGCCCAAACCGGCGGCCTGGAGGGCATGGTCGGGCTGGCTGAGGATCCCTCGGAAAGCTCCCTGGCCTGCCGGCAGATCGGTCCCATCAAGGTCCTCAAGGACTTCGAGCAGGGGGCTGTGGTCTTTTCCGAGCGTCGCTCGGCGTTGTTCAAGCGTTTGCGGGTGCGCCGCTTCTTCGATAAAGATCGTAACGTTCTGATCTATCTTGTTGTCAGCGATAAGCTGGTCGAGGGAAGCCCCAAGAGTTCCATCAGTTCCGTGCCGATCATGCCCTGGACGGCGACGCCCTGACA is a window of Pararhodospirillum photometricum DSM 122 DNA encoding:
- a CDS encoding SAM-dependent methyltransferase, which codes for MCETCDPQTKDLAEAALVVVAYPGDEARTRAAVSLARAARSLVYAVDFPSLSDIAFPARLRRGDIEIGLSTKGAAPALARLLRGRLEAALPERLDALVRFAAAARPVVKERVATFAARRALWDEVFRGVVAERILSGDETGAHRRFERLLDQAEHGILSAPTGVVYRLSAGPGAPDLLTLRAQRVLLGADLVVYDRSVPPEIVALARREALKVPVVSHGSPRAGLSSAEVVGRVVEAARAGLTVVRITVGAADTGPEIAALKAADLAVEIVPGVSPRERQEGLARRGSGRPAVLIRRRTGAVSVRTRVRGGR
- a CDS encoding DUF2849 domain-containing protein yields the protein MARRPPLDQPHVLTANRLHDGAVLYRTQDGQWSRSLEDARIESPLAAREALLAEADADVAAARVVAPTLIPVAEDQGRPRPLSLRERLRAEGPSLALPHDTPLPRPGELRDVSV
- a CDS encoding nitrite/sulfite reductase produces the protein MYRYDAFDQALVDERVAQFRDQVQRRLSGALSEDAFQPLRLMNGVYLELHSYLLRVAIPYGTLGAAQLRALAAVARRYDRGYGHFTTRQNVQFNWMALADIPDALADLAKVGLHAMQTSGACIRNVTTDPWAGVAADEGTDPRPTCEIIRQWSTQHPEFTYLPRKFKIAVTGAPTDRAAIRVHDIGLRLVEDAEEGPGYEVFVGGGLGRTPVIGQQLRGFLPQRHLLSYLEAILRVYNLLGRRDNKYKARIKILVTEMGLEAFRERVEAEWQALKDGPLTLTPDTLAFFTHAFPPPPALDDPRRLEDLDHAALDALETDPAFAVWVKANVVAHKVAGYGXVNIPLKAGETAPGDATASQMEYVAEVAERFTGGEIRVTHEQNLVLPSVRLADLGRVWRVLAPVGLARPVLGLITDIIACPGLDYCALSNARSIPLAQALARRFADTTLAHAIGPITLNVSGCINACAHHHIGNIGVLGVNRQGEEAYQIVLGGAAGNTPSLARPLGPAVPAEAVVEQIHTLIQTSLTLRQPGETFIDTVRRVGFETFRESLYAAV
- a CDS encoding DUF934 domain-containing protein — encoded protein: MPLFDLEGQPLADPWRTLGDEEPLPASSVALLVSWARLSTAPDAVAGRSAWGVSLPNTVDPHDLFALGLEPPQVIALSFPVFRDGRAYSQARLLRECLGYRGQVRATGALGRDQIPLIRRCGFDALELAADTPWLTAPLPSYPFVYQGAADGAVTIGERRRRQGGQS
- a CDS encoding phosphoadenylyl-sulfate reductase, which encodes MTAVPFPLRPEIESLDTHALLTLALTEWFPGRIALVSSFGIESAVLLHLVAGIAPATPVLFLETGKLFGETLRYRDTLTETLGLCDVRTLRPDPAAVAAVDGDGMLWQRDADACCRVRKVEPLGEALTGFDAWINGRKRHHGGTRAALPQGEQDIDGKIKFNPLARWSRADLDAYAARHALPAHPLAEEGFASVGCYTCSTRAEAGENARDGRWRGQAKTECGISSTRWGAVDAGLVTRGWPPDLVTRGCRPGPRPGAMPQTPFSFSR
- a CDS encoding CreA family protein — its product is MTIFGKTGQGVAVALALLLPGTALADEIGCVSTAFKMLGPNHKICIEAFDDPDVQGVACHLSRAQTGGLEGMVGLAEDPSESSLACRQIGPIKVLKDFEQGAVVFSERRSALFKRLRVRRFFDKDRNVLIYLVVSDKLVEGSPKSSISSVPIMPWTATP